The nucleotide sequence ATAGGAATGCCGGAAGTAAGAATTATATTGTCAGAGGTTACTATCTATCTGGCTATATCTTCTAAATCATCCAGTTCATACGAGGCTATCAATTCGGCCATGATGGATGTAAAAAATGGAATGATAGAGGATGTACCGACCCACCTGACAGATCTAGGTAAAAAAGATTATAAATATCCCCATGGATATGACGGAAACTTCGTATATCAGGAATATAAAAAAAATAATAAAGTTTATTACCTTCCACAAAACAACAAGAATGAAAGATTAATTTTAGAAAAATTAAATAAGTTGTGGAAGACTAAATATAGTAGATAAAATAATTAAATATATGCCAAACGAGGCAAAAGAGGAGACACAGTGAACATAAAGAATATAGCTATTATAGCTCATGTAGACCACGGTAAAACAACATTAGTAGATGCAATGTTAAGACAATCAGGAGTATTCGGAGACAGAGAAGAACTTGTTGAAAGAGCGATGGACTCAAATGATATAGAAAAAGAGAGAGGAATCACAATCTTATCTAAGAATGCATCTCTTGATTTTGGAGGATACAAGATAAATATCGTAGATACTCCAGGCCATGCTGACTTTGGTGGAGAAGTACAAAGAATATTAAAGATGGTAGACTCAGTATTATTATTAGTAGACGCATTTGAAGGTGTAATGCCTCAAACTAAATATGTATTAAAGCAAGCGTTAGAGCATGGATTAAATCCAATTGTTGTAGTAAACAAGATCGACAGACCAAACTCTACTCCTGAAGAAGTAGTAGACCTAGTATTCGATCTATTTGTTGAATTAGGAGCAAACGATCACCAATTAGAATTCCCAGTAATATTTGCTTCAGCTAAAAATGGATTTGCAAAGTATGAGATCACAGATGAAGATTTAAACATGCAACCATTATTTGAAACAATAGTTAAACATGTAAAAGACCCTGAAGGAGATCCTACAGCTCCAGTGCAAATGTTAGTAACTAACATAGCTCCAGATAACTACTTAGGGAAATTAGCAACTGGAAGAATCCATAACGGTGTTTTAAATAAAAACCAAGAAGTAACTTTAATCAAAAGAGACGGAGAAATGGTAAATTTCAAAATCACTAGAATATTTGGTGCTGAAGGAATGAACAGAATAGAATTAGATACAGCAGTATGTGGAGATATCGTAACAGTTGCTGGAACAGAGAAATTTGATATTGGTGAAACAATAGCAGACAGAACTAACCCAATAGCATTACCATTAATCGATATAGATGAACCTACACTAGCTATGACATTCATGGTAAGTACTTCTCCATTCGTTGGAAGAGAAGGTAAATTTGTAACTTCTAGAAATATCTGGGATAGATTATCTAAAGAAGTAGAACATAATGTAAGTATGAAAATAGAAAGAACTGAATCTGCTGACGCTTTCATAGTAAAAGGTAGAGGAGAACTTCAATTATCTATATTAATAGAAAACATGAGAAGAGAAGGATTTGAATTACAAGTAGCTAAACCTCAAGTTATCATGAGAGATATCGACGGAGTAAAATCTGAACCTATCGAATTAGCTATAATTGACGTAGCAGACGAATTCACTGGTGTAGTAATCGAGAAGTTAGGAATCAGAAAAGGTGAAATGATCAACATGGTTCAAGGAACTGATGGATATACAAGATTAGAATTCAAAGTACCTGCAAGAGGACTTATCGGATTCAGAAATGAATTCATGACAGAAACTAGAGGAACAGGAATATTAAATCATTCATTCTTCGACTATGAGCCATATAAAGGTGAAGTACCAACTAGACAAAGAGGAGTATTAATCTCTATCGAGAAAGGTTCAACTACTGCATATTCTTTAGGAAATGTACAATCTAGAGGAACTTTATTTGCTAATCCTGGATTAGAAGTATATGAAGGAATGATCATTGGTGAACATTCTAGAGAAAATGACCTTACAGTTAATGTAACTAGAGGAAAGCAGCTTACAAACATGAGAGCTTCTGGAACAGATGCAGTTACGAAATTAGCTCCAGGTAGAGAGTTTACATTAGAGCAAGCATTAGAATATATTGCTGACGATGAGTTAGTAGAGATCACACCTGAAAGTATCAGAATGAGAAAGAAATTCTTAACAGAGGGTGACAGAAAGAGAGCTTCAAGAGGAACAGTTAGATAATTAATTTTAAATAGATGTGATTAAAAATCACATCTATTTTTTTTATATAAAATAATGTACAATTAGAGGGAGAGGGTAAAATGTTTAAATTTATGTAGGGGTAATTCATGAATTACCCGTACGATAAAGTATTTATTTGATCCACGTTCTATGAATTCGCGTAATTAGCGGTAGAAGGAGAAAATTCCAAAGTTTCCGCCTTTGATACGGGATACCTTTTTTCTTGAAAAAAAAGCTAACGGAAAAATTCAAGAAGGTTTATAAATGTCTTAATGAGTAATACACGATCGTCATTGTAGAAACAGTACTGCTGAAGCTCAACGACTATAAACTTCGAATAAGATCAAAAAGAAAAGGTACTCTTAGTGAACTCTCTAATTTATCCTTAGTGATCTTCGTGTAGAGGTTTTGGTTTTAAAAATCTGTGTAATCTGTGTCAAAGAAAGACTCCTGTGATATAGCAATAAAATTTTTATAGATTGGTGACTATTAGTGGCAAAAGAAAGGTTCTTTATTCGTGTAATTCGTGACAAAAAAGTTTTGTGGGTTTCAAATTATTTATATAGGAGGTTTTATGAAAAAAATATTGATAACTATAATACTGGGAACACTCCTAATATCCTGCAGTGGTCTGCAGAAAGAAAAAACTATAGAGGTAGACAAGATAGAGATACCATATTCCATGGTAGAACAGAGTATAGATCTGGATGACGCCATGAGTTTAAGATTATTTTTAGAGAGTGGATTTGACCCCAACTATATAAATGAAGGTGGAGAGACCCTTTTGATGAAGATAGTAAAAAATAACAGTCTTAAAAGTCTGAAGGAAATTATTTCCTATGGGGTAGATTTAGAGACGGAAACTCCTCTTAAAAAAAGAAAAAATACAACATCCTATGAAGCAACTAAAAGAGCTATAGATTTTGTAAAAACCAAGAAATCTCTGGATATCCTGGTAGAGGCAGGGGCAGATATAAATTATGTAGATAATTTAGGGGAACCTTTGATTATAAAATTTATTAAGAAAAGGCATAATAGCTATGTGGAAAAATTAATTTTAGAGGGAGCTGATCTGAACATAGCAGATAAAGAAAAGTGGACTCCATTGATGTGGACTGTTGTAAGAAAAAATAAGGAGATAGTAAAACTTCTCATAGAAAATGGAGCTGATATAAATTTAACAGATAACAGGAGAAATTCGGCTATATACTATGCATATGACGAGGACATTATTAAGATGTTTTTGACTAAAGGTCTGAATATATACTATAAAAATAAAGATGGAGAAAATGTATTGGGGGAGGTCTACCTTCGAAGTATATCCAACTCATATTACCATGCAGTGGAAGAGATAATAAAAATAGGCGGGGATAAAAATTATTCATCCTATGGGGATACACCTATGGGGATAGCCCGTGAAAATAAAGATGAAAAGATGATAGAATTATTGTTAAAGATGGGAGTGAAAGAAGAATAACCCTCTCTTGCCTATCGGCACTCTCCCCCTCAATAGGGGGAAAGGACATATATAAATAACTTTGTTTCTCCCTTTGAGGGAGAGACATAACAAGAAGAGGGTAAAAGGAGTGAAAGAAGATGAAAAATACTAAAAAAATTAAAGTAGGAGATATCTATATAGGTGGGAGTGAAGATGTAATTATTCAGTCTATGACAAATACAAATACAGCAGATGTAGAAAAAACAGTAGCTCAAATAAAGAAGTTGGAGGAGCTGGGATGTCAGCTGGTAAGGGTAACTGTAAACAATAAAGCCGCAGCAGAAGCTATAAAGGAGATAAAAAAAGAAATTAAGATTCCACTGGTAGCAGATATTCATTTTGACTATAAATTAGCATTGCTGGCAATAGAAAATGGGATAGATAAACTACGTATAAACCCCGGGAATATAGGATCCGATGAAAGGGTAAAAGAGGTAGTAGAAAAAGCTAAAGAATATAATATACCTATCAGGATAGGGGTAAATGGGGGATCACTGGAAAAAGAGATCTTAAAAAAATATGGGAAAGTAACACCTGAAGCTTTGGTTGAAAGTGGTATGTATCATATAAATTTATTGGAAAAATATGGATTTGAAAATATAATAATCTCACTAAAGGCAAGTAATGTAAAGATAATGAGAAAAGCCTATCAAATAATAGCTGATAAGATAGATTATCCATTACACTTAGGAGTGACTGAAGCAGGAACTTATTTTCAGGGGAGTATAAAATCAGCCATAGGGATAGGAAGTCTTCTAATAGATGGGATAGGAGATACTATCCGTGTATCACTGACAGAGGATCCAACTGAGGAGATAGGTGTAGCCAAAGAAATATTGAAAGTATTGGGGATAGGAGAAGCAGGGACAGAAATTATCTCATGCCCTACTTGTGGAAGAACC is from Psychrilyobacter atlanticus DSM 19335 and encodes:
- the typA gene encoding translational GTPase TypA, whose amino-acid sequence is MNIKNIAIIAHVDHGKTTLVDAMLRQSGVFGDREELVERAMDSNDIEKERGITILSKNASLDFGGYKINIVDTPGHADFGGEVQRILKMVDSVLLLVDAFEGVMPQTKYVLKQALEHGLNPIVVVNKIDRPNSTPEEVVDLVFDLFVELGANDHQLEFPVIFASAKNGFAKYEITDEDLNMQPLFETIVKHVKDPEGDPTAPVQMLVTNIAPDNYLGKLATGRIHNGVLNKNQEVTLIKRDGEMVNFKITRIFGAEGMNRIELDTAVCGDIVTVAGTEKFDIGETIADRTNPIALPLIDIDEPTLAMTFMVSTSPFVGREGKFVTSRNIWDRLSKEVEHNVSMKIERTESADAFIVKGRGELQLSILIENMRREGFELQVAKPQVIMRDIDGVKSEPIELAIIDVADEFTGVVIEKLGIRKGEMINMVQGTDGYTRLEFKVPARGLIGFRNEFMTETRGTGILNHSFFDYEPYKGEVPTRQRGVLISIEKGSTTAYSLGNVQSRGTLFANPGLEVYEGMIIGEHSRENDLTVNVTRGKQLTNMRASGTDAVTKLAPGREFTLEQALEYIADDELVEITPESIRMRKKFLTEGDRKRASRGTVR
- a CDS encoding ankyrin repeat domain-containing protein; the encoded protein is MKKILITIILGTLLISCSGLQKEKTIEVDKIEIPYSMVEQSIDLDDAMSLRLFLESGFDPNYINEGGETLLMKIVKNNSLKSLKEIISYGVDLETETPLKKRKNTTSYEATKRAIDFVKTKKSLDILVEAGADINYVDNLGEPLIIKFIKKRHNSYVEKLILEGADLNIADKEKWTPLMWTVVRKNKEIVKLLIENGADINLTDNRRNSAIYYAYDEDIIKMFLTKGLNIYYKNKDGENVLGEVYLRSISNSYYHAVEEIIKIGGDKNYSSYGDTPMGIARENKDEKMIELLLKMGVKEE
- the ispG gene encoding flavodoxin-dependent (E)-4-hydroxy-3-methylbut-2-enyl-diphosphate synthase — its product is MKNTKKIKVGDIYIGGSEDVIIQSMTNTNTADVEKTVAQIKKLEELGCQLVRVTVNNKAAAEAIKEIKKEIKIPLVADIHFDYKLALLAIENGIDKLRINPGNIGSDERVKEVVEKAKEYNIPIRIGVNGGSLEKEILKKYGKVTPEALVESGMYHINLLEKYGFENIIISLKASNVKIMRKAYQIIADKIDYPLHLGVTEAGTYFQGSIKSAIGIGSLLIDGIGDTIRVSLTEDPTEEIGVAKEILKVLGIGEAGTEIISCPTCGRTEIDLIGLTKKVEKKFSDYGKQIKIAVMGCVVNGPGEAREADYGVAGGNGVGVLFKKGKVVKTVKEDEILEELQKLIEEDVEKKF